One genomic window of Mustela nigripes isolate SB6536 chromosome 15, MUSNIG.SB6536, whole genome shotgun sequence includes the following:
- the GJB6 gene encoding gap junction beta-6 protein yields MDWGTLHTFIGGVNKHSTSIGKVWITVIFIFRVMILVVAAQEVWGDEQEDFVCNTLQPGCKNVCYDHFFPVSHIRLWALQLIFVSTPALLVAMHVAYYRHEAARKFRRGEKRNEFKDLEDIKKQKVRIEGSLWWTYTSSIFFRIIFEASFMYVFYFLYNGYHLPWVLKCGIDPCPNLVDCFISRPTEKTVFTIFMISASVICMLLNVAELCYLLLKLCFRRSKRTQTQRNHPNHALKESKQNEMNELISDSGQNAITGFPS; encoded by the coding sequence ATGGACTGGGGTACCCTACACACTTTCATTGGGGGTGTAAACAAACACTCCACCAGCATCGGGAAGGTATGGATCACCGTAATCTTCATCTTCCGTGTCATGATCCTTGTAGTGGCTGCTCAAGAAGTGTGGGGTGATGAGCAGGAAGATTTTGTTTGCAACACTCTGCAACCAGGATGCAAAAATGTATGCTATGACCACTTTTTTCCTGTGTCCCACATCCGGCTGTGGGCCCTGCAACTCATCTTTGTCTCCACCCCGGCCCTGTTGGTAGCGATGCACGTTGCCTACTACAGACACGAGGCTGCCCGCAAATTTAGgcgaggagagaaaagaaatgaattcaaagACTTAGAAGACATTAAAAAGCAGAAGGTTCGGATAGAGGGGTCCCTGTGGTGGACGTACACCAGCAGTATCTTCTTCCGAATCATCTTTGAAGCATCCTTTATGTACGTGTTTTACTTCCTTTACAATGGGTACCATCTGCCTTGGGTGTTGAAATGTGGGATTGACCCTTGCCCCAACCTTGTCGACTGCTTTATCTCTAGACCTACTGAGAAAACCGTGTTTACCatttttatgatttctgcatcTGTGATTTGCATGCTGCTTAACGTGGCCGAGTTGTGTTACCTGCTGCTGAAATTATGTTTTAGGAGATcaaaaagaacacaaacacaaagaaatcATCCCAATCACGCCCTAAAAGAGAgtaagcaaaatgaaatgaacGAGCTGATTTCAGATAGTGGTCAAAATGCCATCACAGGCTTTCCCAGTTAA